In Euphorbia lathyris chromosome 10, ddEupLath1.1, whole genome shotgun sequence, a single genomic region encodes these proteins:
- the LOC136208390 gene encoding probable galactinol--sucrose galactosyltransferase 2 isoform X1 gives MQRIALAEQQLSPCWWRFNGCFSNAGTNYPNSQIPLRKSYYNKARCVSFRRIYYRPLAVSRCSISEMTVTPKISINDGNLVVHGKTILTGMPDNIVLTPGSGVGPVAGAFIGATASHSTSLHVFPVGAIEGLRLLCLFRFKLWWMTQRMGTCGKDIPLETQFMLVESKDGGEGVEQDDAKTIYTVFLPLLEGPFRAVLQGNENNEMEICLESGDSAVETDQGLHLVYMHAGTNPFEVINQAVKAVEKYMQTFLHREKKKLPSFLDWFGWCTWDAFYTDVTAEGVEEGLKSLSDGGTPPRFLIIDDGWQQIENKAKDDANAVVQEGAQFASRLTGIKENSKFQKNNGKIEETTGLKHVVEDAKQHFNVKNVYVWHALAGYWGGVKPAAAGMEHYDCALAYPVQSPGVLGNQPDLVMDSLSVNGLGLVHPKKVFDFYNELHAYLASCGVDGVKVDVQNIIETLGAGHGGRVSLTRSYHQALEASIARNFPDNGCIACMCHNTDGLYSAKQTSVVRASDDFYPRDPASHTIHISSVAYNTLFLGEFMQPDWDMFHSLHPAADYHAAARAIGGCPIYVSDKPGNHNFDLLRKLVLPDGSILRSQLPGRPTRDCLFVDPARDGISLLKVWNVNKCTGVVGMFNCQGAGWCKVEKKTRIHDASPGTLTGSVRATDVDCIAQIAGADWNGETVVYAYRSGELIRLPKGASIPVTLEVLEYELFHFCPMKEVSSNISFAAIGLLDMFNASGALDQLEVHMASDKKPELFDGEVSTELTTSLSESRSATATISLKVRGCGRFGAYSSQRPLKCSVGNAEMDFNYDPDTGLVTLTLPVPVEEMYRWPVEIQI, from the exons ATGCAAAGGATAGCATTAGCAGAACAGCAATTGAGTCCTTGTTGGTGGAGGTTCAATGGCTGCTTTTCTAATGCCGGAACAAATTATCCAAATTCTCAGATTCCCCTACGCAAAAGTTACTATAATAAGGCTCGTTGCGTTAGCTTCCGCAGAATATATTATAGACCTTTAG CTGTGAGTCGGTGCTCAATATCGGAAATGACTGTCACACCTAAGATTTCAATCAACGATGGGAACCTTGTGGTTCATGGAAAGACAATATTAACTGGAATGCCAGACAATATTGTATTGACACCTGGATCGGGTGTCGGACCCGTTGCCGGTGCATTTATTGGTGCCACTGCTTCCCATAGCACAAGTCTCCATGTCTTCCCTGTCGGCGCTATAGA gGGTCTCCGATTATTGTGCCTCTTCCGGTTCAAGTTATGGTGGATGACCCAAAGAATGGGCACTTGTGGGAAAGACATACCTTTGGAGACCCAATTCATGCTAGTTGAAAGCAAAGATGGGGGTGAAGGAGTTGAACAAGATGATGCCAAGACTATTTATACTGTCTTCCTACCCCTTCTGGAAGGCCCATTCCGTGCTGTTCTGCAAGGCAACGAAAATAATGAGATGGAGATCTGCCTTGAGAGCG GGGATTCTGCTGTTGAAACCGACCAAGGTCTTCACCTTGTCTACATGCATGCTGGAACCAACCCCTTTGAAGTCATCAATCAGGCAGTAAA GGCTGTGGAGAAATATATGCAAACTTTTCTTCATCGTGAAAAGAAAAAG TTGCCTTCTTTTCTTGATTGGTTTGGCTGGTGCACTTGGGACGCTTTTTATACTGATGTCACAGCCGAGGGTGTTGAGGAAGGGCTCAAAAG TCTATCAGATGGAGGGACTCCCCCACGATTTTTGATTATAGATGATGGTTGGCAGCAGATTGAAAATAAAGCTAAGGACGATGCTAATGCTGTTGTTCAAGAAGGAGCTCA ATTTGCGAGTAGGCTCACtggaataaaagaaaattcaaaattccaGAAGAATAATGGAAAGATTGAGGAGACCACAGGATTAAAACATGTGGTAGAAGATGCCAAGCAACATTTTAACGTGAA GAATGTATACGTATGGCATGCTTTAGCTGGTTATTGGGGTGGAGTAAAACCAGCAGCTGCTGGTATGGAGCATTATGACTGTGCATTGGCTTATCCAGTTCAGTCTCCTGGTGTACTAGGCAATCAACCCGACCTTGTCATGGACAGTCTCTCTGTCAATGGCCTTGGTTTAGTACATCCCAAGAAAGTTTTTGATTTCTACAATGAGCTCCATGCATACTTGGCTTCTTGTGGAGTAGATGGAGTGAAAGTTGATGTTCAGAATATTATTGAGACTCTAGGTGCTGGCCATGGTGGAAGAGTTTCCCTCACCCGCAGCTATCACCAAGCACTCGAGGCTTCAATTGCAAGAAACTTCCCTGACAATGGTTGTATTGCTTGCATGTGCCATAATACTGATGGACTCTATAGTGCCAAACAGACGTCTGTTGTGAGAGCATCTGATGACTTTTATCCTAGGGATCCTGCTTCCCATACCATTCATATCTCTTCTGTGGCTTATAACACGCTTTTCCTTGGAGAATTTATGCAACCTGATTGGGATATGTTTCAT AGTTTACACCCTGCTGCAGATTATCATGCTGCTGCTCGTGCTATTGGTGGATGTCCAATATATGTCAG TGACAAGCCTGGAAACCACAATTTTGATCTACTGAGGAAGCTGGTCCTTCCTGATGGGTCGATTCTGCGTTCCCAGCTTCCTGGAAGGCCAACTCGTGACTGTCTCTTTGTTGATCCGGCAAGAGATGGAATCAG CTTGCTTAAGGTATGGAATGTGAACAAATGCACAGGTGTGGTTGGGATGTTCAACTGCCAAGGTGCTGGCTGGTGCAAGGTTGAAAAGAAGACCCGTATTCATGATGCTTCACCTGGTACCCTCACAGGCTCTGTTCGCGCTACTGACGTTGATTGCATTGCTCAAATTGCTGGTGCAGATTGGAATGGAGAGACAGTAGTATATGCCTATAGATCAG GAGAGTTGATTCGGTTGCCAAAAGGAGCTTCAATACCAGTGACACTGGAAGTTCTTGAATATGAACTCTTCCACTTCTGTCCGATGAAG GAGGTTAGCTCAAACATTTCATTTGCAGCAATAGGTTTGCTTGACATGTTCAACGCCAGTGGTGCACTAGATCAGTTGGAAGTCCATATGGCTTCTGATAAAAAACCAGAATTGTTTGATGGTGAGGTTTCAACAGAGCTGACTACTTCCCTGAGTGAGAGTAGATCAGCGACAGCAACCATTTCACTGAAAGTCAGGGGATGTGGCCGTTTTGGGgcatactcttcccaaagaccGCTCAAGTGCAGTGTCGGTAATGCTGAGATGGACTTCAACTATGATCCTGATACGGGACTTGTGACCTTGACTCTTCCAGTGCCAGTGGAGGAGATGTATAGATGGCCTGTTGAGATCCAGATTTAA
- the LOC136208390 gene encoding probable galactinol--sucrose galactosyltransferase 2 isoform X2, with translation MTVTPKISINDGNLVVHGKTILTGMPDNIVLTPGSGVGPVAGAFIGATASHSTSLHVFPVGAIEGLRLLCLFRFKLWWMTQRMGTCGKDIPLETQFMLVESKDGGEGVEQDDAKTIYTVFLPLLEGPFRAVLQGNENNEMEICLESGDSAVETDQGLHLVYMHAGTNPFEVINQAVKAVEKYMQTFLHREKKKLPSFLDWFGWCTWDAFYTDVTAEGVEEGLKSLSDGGTPPRFLIIDDGWQQIENKAKDDANAVVQEGAQFASRLTGIKENSKFQKNNGKIEETTGLKHVVEDAKQHFNVKNVYVWHALAGYWGGVKPAAAGMEHYDCALAYPVQSPGVLGNQPDLVMDSLSVNGLGLVHPKKVFDFYNELHAYLASCGVDGVKVDVQNIIETLGAGHGGRVSLTRSYHQALEASIARNFPDNGCIACMCHNTDGLYSAKQTSVVRASDDFYPRDPASHTIHISSVAYNTLFLGEFMQPDWDMFHSLHPAADYHAAARAIGGCPIYVSDKPGNHNFDLLRKLVLPDGSILRSQLPGRPTRDCLFVDPARDGISLLKVWNVNKCTGVVGMFNCQGAGWCKVEKKTRIHDASPGTLTGSVRATDVDCIAQIAGADWNGETVVYAYRSGELIRLPKGASIPVTLEVLEYELFHFCPMKEVSSNISFAAIGLLDMFNASGALDQLEVHMASDKKPELFDGEVSTELTTSLSESRSATATISLKVRGCGRFGAYSSQRPLKCSVGNAEMDFNYDPDTGLVTLTLPVPVEEMYRWPVEIQI, from the exons ATGACTGTCACACCTAAGATTTCAATCAACGATGGGAACCTTGTGGTTCATGGAAAGACAATATTAACTGGAATGCCAGACAATATTGTATTGACACCTGGATCGGGTGTCGGACCCGTTGCCGGTGCATTTATTGGTGCCACTGCTTCCCATAGCACAAGTCTCCATGTCTTCCCTGTCGGCGCTATAGA gGGTCTCCGATTATTGTGCCTCTTCCGGTTCAAGTTATGGTGGATGACCCAAAGAATGGGCACTTGTGGGAAAGACATACCTTTGGAGACCCAATTCATGCTAGTTGAAAGCAAAGATGGGGGTGAAGGAGTTGAACAAGATGATGCCAAGACTATTTATACTGTCTTCCTACCCCTTCTGGAAGGCCCATTCCGTGCTGTTCTGCAAGGCAACGAAAATAATGAGATGGAGATCTGCCTTGAGAGCG GGGATTCTGCTGTTGAAACCGACCAAGGTCTTCACCTTGTCTACATGCATGCTGGAACCAACCCCTTTGAAGTCATCAATCAGGCAGTAAA GGCTGTGGAGAAATATATGCAAACTTTTCTTCATCGTGAAAAGAAAAAG TTGCCTTCTTTTCTTGATTGGTTTGGCTGGTGCACTTGGGACGCTTTTTATACTGATGTCACAGCCGAGGGTGTTGAGGAAGGGCTCAAAAG TCTATCAGATGGAGGGACTCCCCCACGATTTTTGATTATAGATGATGGTTGGCAGCAGATTGAAAATAAAGCTAAGGACGATGCTAATGCTGTTGTTCAAGAAGGAGCTCA ATTTGCGAGTAGGCTCACtggaataaaagaaaattcaaaattccaGAAGAATAATGGAAAGATTGAGGAGACCACAGGATTAAAACATGTGGTAGAAGATGCCAAGCAACATTTTAACGTGAA GAATGTATACGTATGGCATGCTTTAGCTGGTTATTGGGGTGGAGTAAAACCAGCAGCTGCTGGTATGGAGCATTATGACTGTGCATTGGCTTATCCAGTTCAGTCTCCTGGTGTACTAGGCAATCAACCCGACCTTGTCATGGACAGTCTCTCTGTCAATGGCCTTGGTTTAGTACATCCCAAGAAAGTTTTTGATTTCTACAATGAGCTCCATGCATACTTGGCTTCTTGTGGAGTAGATGGAGTGAAAGTTGATGTTCAGAATATTATTGAGACTCTAGGTGCTGGCCATGGTGGAAGAGTTTCCCTCACCCGCAGCTATCACCAAGCACTCGAGGCTTCAATTGCAAGAAACTTCCCTGACAATGGTTGTATTGCTTGCATGTGCCATAATACTGATGGACTCTATAGTGCCAAACAGACGTCTGTTGTGAGAGCATCTGATGACTTTTATCCTAGGGATCCTGCTTCCCATACCATTCATATCTCTTCTGTGGCTTATAACACGCTTTTCCTTGGAGAATTTATGCAACCTGATTGGGATATGTTTCAT AGTTTACACCCTGCTGCAGATTATCATGCTGCTGCTCGTGCTATTGGTGGATGTCCAATATATGTCAG TGACAAGCCTGGAAACCACAATTTTGATCTACTGAGGAAGCTGGTCCTTCCTGATGGGTCGATTCTGCGTTCCCAGCTTCCTGGAAGGCCAACTCGTGACTGTCTCTTTGTTGATCCGGCAAGAGATGGAATCAG CTTGCTTAAGGTATGGAATGTGAACAAATGCACAGGTGTGGTTGGGATGTTCAACTGCCAAGGTGCTGGCTGGTGCAAGGTTGAAAAGAAGACCCGTATTCATGATGCTTCACCTGGTACCCTCACAGGCTCTGTTCGCGCTACTGACGTTGATTGCATTGCTCAAATTGCTGGTGCAGATTGGAATGGAGAGACAGTAGTATATGCCTATAGATCAG GAGAGTTGATTCGGTTGCCAAAAGGAGCTTCAATACCAGTGACACTGGAAGTTCTTGAATATGAACTCTTCCACTTCTGTCCGATGAAG GAGGTTAGCTCAAACATTTCATTTGCAGCAATAGGTTTGCTTGACATGTTCAACGCCAGTGGTGCACTAGATCAGTTGGAAGTCCATATGGCTTCTGATAAAAAACCAGAATTGTTTGATGGTGAGGTTTCAACAGAGCTGACTACTTCCCTGAGTGAGAGTAGATCAGCGACAGCAACCATTTCACTGAAAGTCAGGGGATGTGGCCGTTTTGGGgcatactcttcccaaagaccGCTCAAGTGCAGTGTCGGTAATGCTGAGATGGACTTCAACTATGATCCTGATACGGGACTTGTGACCTTGACTCTTCCAGTGCCAGTGGAGGAGATGTATAGATGGCCTGTTGAGATCCAGATTTAA